A segment of the Kiritimatiellia bacterium genome:
TGGACCGCCCGCTTGTGATTTACGGCCGTTACCCCGCGGGCACCCCGCGCGTGGTGTTCCAGATCGTCGGGCAGGCCCGGGGGCAGCGGGCGGACCTGGTCTTCGAGTGGGACTGGACCCAAGTGCAGCCCGGGGACGAGTCCCTTCGCACCACATGGGCCTGGCAGCGGATCTACCACCTCATCGGCGAACACGTCCGCGAACCGAGCCAGGAGACCTTGAACGCGATCCACGCCCTGGCCAACCGCTACGGCCTGATCGTCCCGTACGGCACGGACATTCCGACGCGCTGACCCGTCAGCTCGTGAGGTCCGGCGACGCGCCCAGCACCGCGGCCTCGGCGTGTTCCTCCGGCATGCGCTCCATGGCCAGCAGGTCGCCGCCGACGCTCGACGCGCCGCCGTCCACGTGGAGGACCTGGCCCGTGATCTTCCTGGCGTAGGGGCCCAGCAGGAACAGGGCCGCGTGGGCGACCTCGGTCTTGTCCTCGATCGTGTCCCACGGCAGCGGGCTGACCTTGCGCCAGATGCGCGCGAGGTAGGCGAAGTGCGGGATCGCCTTCGCCGCCTTCGTGGTCAGCGGGCCGGCGGAGATGGCGTTGACGCGGATCAGGTCGCGCCCGTGCCGGCGGGCCAGCCCGCGCACGACGGCCTCGAGCGCCGCCTTGTTCACGCCCATCCAGTTGTAATAGGGGAAGGCCAGCCGCGACTCGAAGGTCATGGCCACGATCGAGCCGCCGTCGGGCATGTGCGGGTGCGCGTGGCGCGCCACGGTGGCGAGCGAGACGCAGCTGATGTGGAACGCGGTCTTCAGGTCGTCGTACGCAGCCGTGTGGAAGTCCGCGCCGAGGCAGGTCTTCGGGTTGGCGTAGGCGATGGAGTGGACCACGCCGGCAATCGGCCCGGTGCGTTCGAACAGCCCGGCGACCTGGCCGTCGTCCAGCACGTCGCAGAACTCGAAGCGCAGCGCGCTCTTCTCCGCTTCCGGCAGCTTGTCGCTGCGGTCGAGGAAGATCTTTTTCAGCCGCTCGTTCTGCACGGTGTAGATGACCTTCCCGCCCCAGCGTTCGATCCCCTTGCCGATGGCGTAGGCAATGGAGTCCGCGTCCAGCAGTCCCATCACGACGTAAGTGGCGCCCGGTTGAATCATGGCTAGTTCCTCCGCTTGCTCCAAAGGAAGCATAACCTACCGCACTTGGCGGAAAAAGCAAAAGGCCACCGCGCGGTTGATTCCGGCGGCGTCCCGGGTCCATAATACAAGCTCATTTGGAGGAGGGGGCATGGCGGACAGGAAACCGGCGGGCATCAAGAGCGCATACGAACTGGCCCTGGAGCGGATGGCGGGGCGGGGGGAGACCCCGTCTGCGCTCACTCCGGAGCAGAAGAAGGCCCTGGCCGAGGTCGACGCGCAGGTCCGCGCCAAGGTGGCCGAGGTGGAGATCCTGATGGACGGCCAGATCGCCGAGGCCCTGGCCCGGCCGGACCCCGAGGAGGCGCGGAAGCTGGCGGAGCAGCGGCAGGCCGAGATCCGGCGCCTCCGCGAACGCGGCGAACGGGACAAGGACGCGATCCGGCGGGGATGAGGGGCTCATCTTCCCTTTGCGCATCGTTGCATTTTGCGGCGGACCTTCTAGTATTCGCCGCGGGGCGGGCTGGGCCCGCGGGGAACGACAACAGGAGAATGCGGAATGAAGCCGGATGCGCTCACGCGCTGGACGTCCGAGGATTCGGCGGAGCTGTACGGGGTGCGGAACTGGGGGGCCGGGTACTTCGACATCGCCGAGAACGGCGAGGTGATCGTGCGCCCGCGCGGCCGGGGCGGCGAGGTCAGCATCAGCCTGATGGAGATCGTCTCGGGCCTGAAGGCCCGCGGGCTGGGCATGCCGGTGCTCCTGCGGTTCGGGGACATCCTGGCGTCCCGCGTCGCCCAGATCAACGCCAGCTTCGCCAAGGCGATGGCGGATGCCGGGTACGGCGGCGGGTACCGCGGCGTGTACCCGATCAAGGTCAACCAGCAGCAGCAGGTGGTCGAGGACGTGGTCGCGTTCGGCCGCCCCTTCCACCACGGGCTCGAGGCCGGCAGCAAGGCGGAACTGATCGCGGCGCTGGCCTACATGAGCGATCCCGAAGCGTTCATCGTCTGCAACGGCTACAAGGACGAGGAGTTCGTCGAGCTGGCCCTGCACGCGCTGAAGATGGGCCTCCAGACCATGATCGTCCTCGAGATGGCCAGCGAGCTGCCCCTGGTCCTGGAGCGGGCGCGGGCGATCGGCGTGCGGCCGCGGCTCGGCGTGCGCGTGAAGCTCGCGGCGCGCGGCGGCGGCCATTGGACGGATTCCGGCGGCGACCGGAGCATGTTCGGCCTCAACGCTTCGCAGATCATCGACGTCGTGGACCGGCTGCGGACCGAGAACGCGCTGGACTGCCTGCACATGCTGCACTACCACATCGGCTCGCAGATCCCGAACATCCGCAGCGTCCGGGCGGCCGCCTCGGAGGCTTGCCGGTTCTACGTGGACCTGGTGAAGGAAGGCGCGAAGATGGGCGTGCTGAACGTCGGCGGCGGCCTGGCGGTCGACTACGACGGATCCCACACGAACTTCTCGAGCAGCAGCAACTACGCGATGGACGAGTACGCGGCGGACATCGTGGAGGTGGTCATGAAGGCCTGCGACGCCGCGCAGGTGCAGCACCCCGTGCTTGTCAGCGAGTCCGGCCGGGCGACGGTGGCCCACCATTCCGTCCTGCTGTTCAACGTGCTGGAAGCCACGCGGTTCGAGAGCCACGGGCTGCCCGACGGGCTTCCGCCGGACGCCCCCGAGCCCCTGCGCCAGCTCATGGACGTCAGCGCCTCGCTCACGTCCAAGAACGTTCAGGAATGCTACCACGACGCCGTGTACTACCGGGACGAGACGCGCGCCCTGCACGAGGTCGGCTCGGTTTCCCTCCGCTACCGCGCGCTCGCGGAGCGCATCTTCTGGAGCATCGTCACGCGGATCGCCGCGGAGATCCGGGACCGCAAGTACGTGCCCGACGAGTTGAGCGGCCTCGAGGTCGCCATCGCGGACGTGTACTACGGGAACTTCAGCGTGTTCCAGTCGCTGCCCGACGTCTGGGCCATCGACCAGCTCTTTCCCGTCATGCCGGTGCACCGCCTCAAGGAGGCGCCGACCCGGCAGGCGACGATCTCGGACATCACCTGCGACTGCGACGGCAAGATCGACCGGTTCATCGACCTGCATGACGTGCGCCAGACGCTGCCGGCGCACGAGCTCAACGACACCGGCGAGTACTACATGGGCGTTTTCCTCATCGGTGCGTACCAGGAGACGCTCGGCGACCTGCACAACCTGCTGGGCGACACGAACGTGGTCAACCTTCGCATCGGCGACGGCGGCGCGGTGGAGTACGCGCACGAGATCGCGGGCGACACGGTGGCCGACGTGCTCTCGTACGTCGAGTACAACCCGCAGGAGATGCTCGACCGCGTGCGGAAGAATGCCGAGCAGGCCGTCCGGTCCGGCCGCATCACGGTGGAGGAGCGGCGCCAGTTGGTGGAAGCCTACGAGACCGGGCTGCGCGGGTACACGTATTTCGAGAAGTAATACCACGTGCGGGTGAGAGGCGATACGAACGGCGTCGCAGAGCTCCGCCCTCCAGTGGCAGGAATCATGGAGGGGCGAGCTCCTGCGAGCCCGAAATCTGCCCGCCTTCACCCGGATTCGGTGTCAGTCCTTCTTCCGGCGGAAGCGGATATCCCGCTCCATTGTTTCCAGTTCCTTGCCGTCCTGCAGGAGCTGGCTCTTCAGCGTCCAGATCACGCCCGGGCGCAGGCGCGCGGTGGGGATCATGATCTCGGTCAGCTTGCGCGCCTCGCGCGGCGCCAGGTCGAATTTCTCTTCTCCCTCGCCCAGAATCCGGCCGGCCTTGTCCGACAGGCGCCAGCGCTCGGAAAAACCTTTCAGCGGCTCCGCCGACAGGGACCGCGCCCACAGCGACGCCTGCAGCAGGTCGCCGGCCATCGGGGTCAGCGAGTCCGTTTCGAACCACCAGTACGTGCCCGGCAGCTTGCGCGAGAGCGAGCGAATGGCCTTGCGATGGAGCGTGCGCCGGTACTCCGTGCTCCGGCATTCGGACTTCGTCCGCAGCCCGGCGCGCGCCGCGGGATCGGACTGGAAGGCCCTCCACAATACGCTGCGCTCCAGGGAGTTGGCCATGGCCAGGAACAGGCGTGCCTGGTGGTCCGTCG
Coding sequences within it:
- a CDS encoding SDR family oxidoreductase, producing the protein MIQPGATYVVMGLLDADSIAYAIGKGIERWGGKVIYTVQNERLKKIFLDRSDKLPEAEKSALRFEFCDVLDDGQVAGLFERTGPIAGVVHSIAYANPKTCLGADFHTAAYDDLKTAFHISCVSLATVARHAHPHMPDGGSIVAMTFESRLAFPYYNWMGVNKAALEAVVRGLARRHGRDLIRVNAISAGPLTTKAAKAIPHFAYLARIWRKVSPLPWDTIEDKTEVAHAALFLLGPYARKITGQVLHVDGGASSVGGDLLAMERMPEEHAEAAVLGASPDLTS
- the speA gene encoding biosynthetic arginine decarboxylase, translating into MKPDALTRWTSEDSAELYGVRNWGAGYFDIAENGEVIVRPRGRGGEVSISLMEIVSGLKARGLGMPVLLRFGDILASRVAQINASFAKAMADAGYGGGYRGVYPIKVNQQQQVVEDVVAFGRPFHHGLEAGSKAELIAALAYMSDPEAFIVCNGYKDEEFVELALHALKMGLQTMIVLEMASELPLVLERARAIGVRPRLGVRVKLAARGGGHWTDSGGDRSMFGLNASQIIDVVDRLRTENALDCLHMLHYHIGSQIPNIRSVRAAASEACRFYVDLVKEGAKMGVLNVGGGLAVDYDGSHTNFSSSSNYAMDEYAADIVEVVMKACDAAQVQHPVLVSESGRATVAHHSVLLFNVLEATRFESHGLPDGLPPDAPEPLRQLMDVSASLTSKNVQECYHDAVYYRDETRALHEVGSVSLRYRALAERIFWSIVTRIAAEIRDRKYVPDELSGLEVAIADVYYGNFSVFQSLPDVWAIDQLFPVMPVHRLKEAPTRQATISDITCDCDGKIDRFIDLHDVRQTLPAHELNDTGEYYMGVFLIGAYQETLGDLHNLLGDTNVVNLRIGDGGAVEYAHEIAGDTVADVLSYVEYNPQEMLDRVRKNAEQAVRSGRITVEERRQLVEAYETGLRGYTYFEK